The following proteins are encoded in a genomic region of Arcobacter cloacae:
- a CDS encoding DEAD/DEAH box helicase: MQTKTIPLALKKRDILAAAQSGTGKTAAFLLPILEELLEKKQPNTPILRALILVPTRELATQIAKAVDDYAKYMDIERLAVFGGVSAKEQERKIAKGIDILVATSGRLMEHIKNKSVDLSSVTTVVIDEVDTMLDMGFLEDIESILPNVGPHRQIMMFSATMNQNVKKLAKEFLTDPVVIEVASQRSTVKIIDQQIVLVDENKKAELLSYLIGSRNYSQVLVFVNMKKEADELVEHLELDGLSALCIHGDVRQSARGKALKKFKSGDIRVLVATDIAARGIDIELLPVVVNYALPETISDYTHRIGRTGRAGNAGTAITLLSVKDYKLMIEIEKELIINVPRVEIEGFETTEKKPRLFKARPKQLSVKKAEAKKAAKKTGYTKTNAPEKKPAKKRKTTKRDSNRSFGK; this comes from the coding sequence ATACAAACAAAAACTATTCCTTTGGCACTTAAAAAAAGAGATATTTTAGCAGCTGCACAAAGTGGTACAGGTAAAACTGCTGCTTTTTTATTGCCAATTTTAGAAGAACTATTAGAGAAAAAACAACCTAACACTCCTATTTTAAGAGCTTTAATTTTAGTTCCAACAAGAGAACTTGCAACTCAAATAGCAAAAGCTGTTGATGATTATGCTAAATATATGGATATTGAAAGACTAGCTGTTTTTGGTGGCGTTTCTGCAAAAGAACAAGAGAGAAAAATAGCAAAAGGTATTGATATTTTAGTTGCTACAAGTGGTAGATTGATGGAACATATAAAAAATAAAAGTGTTGATTTATCAAGTGTTACAACTGTTGTAATCGATGAAGTTGATACTATGCTTGATATGGGATTTTTAGAAGATATTGAATCTATTTTACCAAATGTTGGACCACATAGACAAATTATGATGTTTAGTGCAACAATGAATCAAAATGTAAAAAAACTTGCAAAAGAGTTTTTAACAGACCCTGTTGTAATTGAAGTAGCAAGCCAACGTTCAACTGTAAAAATAATTGATCAACAAATAGTTTTAGTTGATGAAAACAAAAAAGCTGAACTATTATCTTATTTAATTGGTTCAAGAAACTACTCTCAAGTTTTAGTTTTTGTTAATATGAAAAAAGAGGCTGATGAATTAGTAGAACACCTTGAACTTGATGGACTAAGTGCTTTATGTATACATGGAGATGTAAGACAAAGCGCAAGAGGAAAAGCTCTTAAAAAGTTTAAATCAGGGGATATTAGAGTTCTAGTAGCAACAGATATTGCAGCACGGGGAATTGATATAGAACTTCTTCCTGTTGTTGTAAATTATGCTTTACCTGAAACAATAAGTGATTATACACATAGAATTGGAAGAACAGGACGTGCTGGAAATGCGGGAACTGCAATCACTCTTTTAAGTGTAAAAGATTATAAATTGATGATTGAAATTGAAAAAGAGTTAATTATAAACGTACCAAGAGTAGAGATTGAAGGTTTTGAAACAACAGAAAAAAAACCAAGACTTTTCAAAGCAAGACCAAAACAACTAAGTGTTAAAAAAGCAGAAGCAAAAAAAGCTGCCAAAAAAACAGGTTATACAAAAACTAATGCACCTGAAAAAAAACCTGCTAAAAAAAGAAAAACAACAAAAAGAGATTCAAATAGAAGTTTTGGAAAATAA
- the hemH gene encoding ferrochelatase, whose translation MKRAVVLMNMGGPNNLNEVKVFLKNMFNDKYIIGAPQPIRAMIGSLIVFKRLEIAKQNYKELGGMSPIVGHTKRLVRRLNKQLDADVFYEMRYTPPFASDIMPKLKNYDEIYAIPMYPHYSSTTTKSSIEDFIKVAKKYNIDKKIKTIDSYYDNPLYNKVIVERIKEALNGEDSNDFELVFSAHGLTQRTINKGDLYQKHILANVECAKKELEDQNISFKKIHVAYQSRLGPMEWLRPYMEDKLKEIKSKVIIYPISFTVDNSETQGELVLEYGEVAHELGIKDYRVAKAPNHHPYFMDAIKGIYESMK comes from the coding sequence TTGAAAAGAGCAGTTGTTTTGATGAATATGGGTGGACCAAATAACCTAAATGAAGTAAAAGTTTTTCTAAAAAATATGTTTAATGATAAATATATAATTGGCGCTCCTCAACCAATAAGAGCAATGATTGGTTCATTAATTGTGTTTAAAAGATTGGAAATTGCAAAGCAAAACTACAAAGAATTAGGTGGAATGTCTCCTATTGTTGGACATACAAAAAGATTAGTAAGAAGATTGAATAAACAGCTTGATGCTGATGTTTTTTATGAAATGAGATACACACCACCCTTCGCAAGTGATATTATGCCAAAACTTAAAAATTATGATGAGATATATGCAATTCCTATGTATCCACACTATTCAAGTACAACTACAAAATCATCTATTGAAGATTTTATAAAAGTTGCAAAAAAATATAATATTGATAAAAAAATAAAAACAATAGATAGTTATTATGATAATCCTTTGTATAACAAAGTAATAGTTGAGCGAATAAAAGAGGCTTTAAATGGTGAAGATTCAAATGATTTTGAATTGGTTTTTTCAGCACATGGTTTAACACAAAGAACTATAAACAAAGGTGATTTATATCAAAAACATATTTTAGCAAATGTGGAATGTGCAAAAAAAGAGTTAGAAGATCAAAATATAAGTTTTAAAAAAATCCATGTTGCATATCAATCAAGATTAGGACCAATGGAGTGGTTACGACCTTATATGGAAGATAAATTAAAAGAGATAAAATCAAAAGTAATAATCTATCCTATTTCATTTACAGTTGATAATTCAGAAACACAAGGTGAATTAGTTCTTGAGTACGGTGAAGTTGCCCATGAGCTTGGTATTAAAGATTATAGAGTTGCAAAGGCTCCTAATCATCATCCTTATTTTATGGATGCTATAAAAGGTATTTATGAAAGTATGAAGTAG
- a CDS encoding SRPBCC family protein, with product MQTFIKSSYISCDIKSLFEFHLDTNNLTFITPKDTKVELLTKDFKPQVGQILKIKSTKYFIPMNWEVKIEKIDEPNLLVDFALKSPFSYWEHKHIFIKHGNMCEMKDVITFKMPFGIFGKLLEGFVKKDLQKMFDYRHKATKEILEKGKN from the coding sequence ATGCAAACATTTATAAAAAGTTCATATATAAGTTGTGATATAAAATCTTTATTTGAGTTTCACTTAGATACAAATAATCTAACATTTATCACTCCAAAAGATACAAAAGTCGAACTCTTAACAAAAGATTTTAAACCACAAGTTGGACAAATATTAAAAATCAAAAGTACTAAATATTTTATACCAATGAATTGGGAAGTAAAAATAGAAAAGATTGATGAGCCAAATTTATTGGTTGATTTTGCATTAAAATCACCATTTTCCTATTGGGAACATAAACATATTTTTATAAAACATGGAAATATGTGTGAAATGAAAGATGTAATTACTTTTAAAATGCCTTTTGGAATTTTTGGAAAATTACTAGAGGGATTTGTAAAAAAAGATTTACAAAAAATGTTTGATTATAGACATAAAGCTACAAAAGAGATTTTAGAAAAGGGTAAAAATTGA
- a CDS encoding response regulator, which produces MIKILIVEDETIVALDTKSTLKKLGYEVTDIVTNYEDTMKSILDNKPDIILMDIFLKNSINGIEISKKINEKDSIPIIFVSAYCDDETVANAVATEPAGYLVKPFNRNDLKTTINLVAYKLQKNLKEKIIINRQKLSSNYYYSFEEHLKIYYETQEISITKNERLFLEVLIKAKGTTVPFESIEHYIWGNNSISDSTLRTLLYRLRSKFNHQLIETSPSLGCRLNFEDD; this is translated from the coding sequence ATGATAAAAATTTTAATAGTTGAAGATGAAACAATTGTTGCACTTGATACAAAAAGTACTTTAAAAAAATTAGGGTACGAAGTAACGGATATTGTAACAAATTATGAAGATACAATGAAATCAATTTTAGATAACAAACCTGATATTATTTTGATGGATATATTTCTAAAAAATAGTATAAATGGTATTGAAATATCCAAGAAAATAAATGAAAAAGATAGTATTCCAATAATATTTGTAAGTGCTTATTGTGATGATGAAACAGTAGCTAATGCTGTTGCAACAGAACCAGCTGGATATTTAGTTAAACCATTTAATCGTAATGATTTAAAAACAACAATAAATTTAGTAGCTTATAAATTACAAAAAAATCTAAAAGAAAAAATTATAATTAATAGGCAAAAACTCTCTTCAAACTATTATTATAGTTTTGAAGAACATTTGAAAATTTATTATGAAACACAAGAAATATCTATCACAAAAAATGAAAGATTATTTTTAGAAGTTCTCATAAAAGCAAAAGGAACAACTGTTCCTTTTGAATCGATAGAACATTATATATGGGGAAATAACTCTATATCTGATAGTACATTAAGAACATTATTATATAGATTAAGAAGTAAATTCAATCATCAACTAATAGAAACAAGCCCATCACTTGGTTGTAGATTGAATTTTGAAGATGATTAA